The following is a genomic window from Chitinophaga caseinilytica.
GGACTGGAACCGCCTGTAAAGCGGAAAACGCACTTCCGTGCGTTTTCCCTGAAAATGCTGCGTTGCAAATGGCTGGTTTCCGCGTTTATTCCGGTTTGTAAGTCAGGTTCTGATCGTCCGTACCACCAGCAGGCACTACCTTGTTCTGCACGTTCGTTTTCACCTTTCCATCGATCTCCACTTTATAGCTCACCGTCAGCGGGGCGCCATCGTTGGAATAATCGAAGTTCAGGGAACCGAAATCGAACGCCTTTACCGTTTCCAGCACGTATGTTTTGGTACTGCCGAGGAATTGCTGTTCCTTCAGTTCGATCGTGTGCGTGTTGCCCTGGGTGGTACCGTTCATTTTCCATACGGGTGAACCGTACTGGCTGGCGTCGTGGTTGGCGGCGCCGATCTGGAAATATACGTTGTCGCTGGCTTCCAGCCCCACCACCGAAATGGTGACCTTCATATTCATTTTTTTGGTGCCGGGCGCAGGATCGTCGTCTTTACCACCGCAGCCGGTAGACACAAAAGCAGTCATTGCCAACATACACAGCCCGGATAAAATGCGTTTTGTTCTTTTCGTTTCCATTACTTTTTCAGCGTTAAAATGTGAGGAATAACGCAAAGGTAGCCCCGCATCCTACCCCGGTCAATACCGGTAAACGGTGCTTTTCACCCTCCTAATTGTAGGGTATTGCCTGCTTATGCAACAAGAAAAAGCCGGTCCCCGAAAGAGGACCGGCCCAATGGTTAACCTTGCATGTACTATGGGAGGATGTTCACATCCACCGACTTCACGGCGGATTTGCTGTCGTATATCGTAGTGGTGGCCGCTTCGAACGTGGCGGTATAGCGGCCGGGGGATTTGTAAATGGTGAAGTAGGATTCCAGCCGGTTGTCTGCCATTTTTTTGATGGGCACGCCCACATCCGGGACCGCCTTGTTCAGCATCAATCCTTTCGAGATGATCCAGCTTTCCGCTTCGTCGCTGTTCGCCGCTCCGCCCGTCACCTTGAAGGAAGAAGCGCTCAGCACCCATTGCACGGCGGGGTTCTTCATTTTCACGACCGCCCAGGAGCCGGCGGCGAGGTTAGCGGCCACGGGCATGCGGGCCTGGTCTTCGTCCACCACATTGGTCGCCGAAAACGTCTGGACCGTCCAGGTACGCTGCGCTACCGCCGATTTCTGGCCCGTGTAGCGGTACGCGATGTAAACCGGCTTGCCGCCGTTGCCGAATTCCGACAGATCGATCACGCCGGAAGCCGTTTGGGTAGTGCCGGTGGAAAGGGTGGCGCGGTCTGTGATGTCCGTCCAATGCGTATTCGGGCTATACACGCTGGCCGAATCGTACACGCCGGGGAAATCGGTGGAAATGAGCAATTGCAGCGAGCCCGCCTGGTTGCCGCCCTGGCGGTACGATGTGAACTGCATTTCAGGTTTTCCGGCCGCGGTGGTGCGGTTGCGGTACTTGTACTGGTGGGTGCTGTCGCCCGCCCAGAAAGTTAAGGTATAGGGATTGCCGGTGAGGTAAAAGAACGAGGTGTCTCCCAGTGGATAGGAGTCGCTTTTTACGGTAATATTGAAATCGGGCGAAGGGGAATCCTTCGTGCTGCAGCTCACCGCCAGCAGGCCGCCCATGATCGTATACAGGAGTTTCTTCATAAATTTCGTTTTACATGTTTACCAACCCGGGTTTTGCTGCATGCTTTTGTTCAGCGACATTTCGATGGCGGGGATGGGGTACAGCAAATGCCTTTCCGACACCCTTTCCGCTGCCGTGGCCGCGTACTGGTAAGTGTTGGTAGCCCTGGCCCTGATTTCCAGCGCCTGGTCCCGCATCGCCTCCAGGTAGATACCCCAGCGGATGAGGTCCATCTTCCTAACGCCTTCGAAGCACAGCTCGCGCGCCCGCTCGTCCTGGATCTCCTGCCGGAAAGCCACCTGTCCCAATCCTGTGATATCAACGGCAGGATCGGCCGTGGCGATGGGTTTGCCGTATCCGCGGCGGCGCACCATGTTGAGGTATTCGAAAGCACCCGCGGGGCCGCTCACTTCGTTTTCCGCTTCGGCCAGCATCAGCAGCACGTCTGCATACCGGATGATGGGGAAGTTGGTGGGCGTGTAGTTTTTATTGAGGGGCCGGAGCAGCTCGTATTCCCGGCGCCATTTCCCGCAGTTGCGGTTGTAGATGCTCGTGGCGCCGATGGGCGCTTTCACCCCCGCGGAATTGAGCGTGTAATTGGCGATCGCCCAGTCGCGGCGGAGATCGCCCGCTGCATAGAGATGGTACAGCTTGTAGGTGGTACTGTTGAACCCGTAGGCATAGCCGATCTCCTGGTCGTTGGACGAAGTGCAACGCACGCCGTTTTCATTGCCGTGGCGCCCGCCGAGGCGGTTAGCATCGCTGTTGTTGCCCCAGTTGCCGGTTTCCCAGATGCATTCCTTCCAATCGTTGACGTCCTGGCATTCGTTGATGTAAATCTGCTTGTAGTCCGGGTTCAGCTCGTGCTGGCCGGATTGCACCACCTTGAGCGCCGCCGCGCGTGCATCGGCGTATTTGGCGGTGTTCTTCAGCGGTTCGCCGGCCCATTGCAGGTACATGCGGGCCATGGCGGCGCGCACGGTGGATTTGGAGATGCGCTCGGTGGACTTGATATCGGTCACCTCTCCTACCAGCTCTTCCGCCGCTTTCATTTCCGCTTCCACGAAAGCGTAAACACTCTCTGCGGAATTTCTGGCGATGTCTACATTGTTCACGGAGCTGGAGGGCTCGGTTTTCAACGGCACGCCGCCATAATACTGCACGAGCGTAAAGTAATACCAGGCACGCAGGAACCGCGCTTCGCCGATGACCGCCTTTTTCCGGCCGGCATCCATCTGTGTTTTTTCGATATTGGCGAGCAGCATGTTCGCCCGCTCGATACCGGTATAGAGGTACGTCCACATTTCGGTGACCACGGGGTCAGACCCGTCGTAATTGAACCACCAGACACCTACCAGCTGATTGGTGACGGAGTAAAAACTTTCGTCGGTGCTGGCGTTGTGGCGGATGGGGATCCTGCCGCCCCACATGAATTCCATGGCGCAGATGGAGTATACACCAGCCAATGCGGAATTCACTTCCGATTCGGTATTATAGTAATTGTTGGGAGATACGGTGGAGAGGGGCTTTCTGTCCAGGAACTTGCTGCAGCCCGTCGCAAGCGCGAGCAGGGCGAGGCAGGTGATGGAAATGAGCTTCTGCATAATCATTCAGTTTAAAATGTCAACGTTACAGTCCGAGGTTTAAGCCGATGGTAGCGGTCCGGGCGCGGGGGTACGACGAATAATCGAACCCGGGCGTGAGGGCGGAATAACCGATGGCTACTTCAGGATCGGAGCCGGTGTACTTCGTCCAGGTAATGAGGTTCTGCGCCGCAACGAACACGCGCAGGCTCTTGATCTTCGCGCGTTGCAGCAATGCCTGCGGTACGTTATATCCCAGCTGCACGGTTTTGAGCCGGAGGAAAGAACCGTCTTCCAGCGTACGGTCGGAATACACGTAGCCGTACTGTCCGCCTGCGCGGGGAATTTTGCTGGTGGGGTTTTCCGGCGTCCAGCGGCCTTCGAAGCTCTTATACTGGTTGAGGTAGGTTTTGTTGCCGTTCTCGAAGTTGATCCGGTTGGCGTTCATGACCTGGGCGCCGTACGACCACTGGAAGAACACGTTCAGATCGAATCCGCGGTAGCTGAAATCGTTCGAGAAACCGCCCACGTGCACCGGAAATCCGCGGCCGATCACCGTTTGGTCGGAAACGTTCACGACGCCGTCGCCATTGAGATCGCGGTAGCGGATGTCTCCCGGCCTGATCGCCGCGCGGGTATTGCCGTTGGTGGGAATGCCTTCCTTCAGCAGGTAGCCGCCGTTGGGCAGCGCATCGAAATCGTCGTACCCATACACCCCATCCCAGATATACCCGTAAAATTGCCCCACGGGCTGCCCGATCTTCGCGATATACAACGCCACGCTGCTGTACCAGGAGTCCCAGCCCATGGTAGACGTGAGCGATTCCTGGTTCTGCGTCAGCGCCAGCACCTTGCTGCGGTTGAACGAAATGTTGAAACTGCTTCCCCAGCGGAAATCCTTCGTTTCCACATTGCGGGTATGCAGCGTGATCTCCAGCCCTTCGTTGCTCGTTTTCCCCACGTTCTTGAACGCGCTGCCGTAACCCACGGTGGGCGGCAATTTGGCGTTCAGCAGCAGGTCAGACGTTACTTTCCGGTAATAATCCAGGCCCAGCGTAATGCGCGATTTCAGGAAAGACACATCCAGCCCCACATCCGTCTGCGCCGTGTTTTCCCATTTCAGGTCGGTACTGGCCATCGTAACGGGGATGGCGCTCTGCTGCAGTTCGTTGTTGAAGGAATAATAGGAATTCCGCACGCCGAAATCCAGCAACGCATACGTGGCGTAGTCAGACACGCGGTTGTTGCCCGTAATGCCCCAGCTGGCGCGGAGCTTCGCATTGGAAATGAACCGGATTTCCTTCATGAAACTTTCTTTCGAAATTTCCCAGGCCACCGCGCCCGAAGGGAAGTAGCTCCACTGATTGTCTGCCCGGAACTTGGAAGAACCGTCGCTGCGGAAAGACGCCGTGAGGAAATATTTATCGCGGAACACGTAGTTCACCCTCGCCAGCCACGATGCCAGCGCCCATTCCGATTCGCTGCTGGTGATGGGTTGCGGCACGCCCTGGCTGAGGCCGTTCAGCCCCAGGCTTTCGTTCGGCAGCTGGTTGGCGCTCATCCCATGTACGGCATAATGGTTCCCCTGCGCCGTGAAACCCGCCACGGCATTGAGGCGGTGGTATTTATTGAATTTCTTGTCGAACGTGAGCGTATTCTCATTCAACCAGTTGGTGCTTTCGTAATACATAATGGAACCGTTCACCTTGTACACGGTGTACGGGTTCCCGCTGCGTGTTTTCGAGTTGTTGAACGCATCGTTGCGCTGGGTATTTTTGTTGAGCCCGCCGGAGATGCGCAGGCGCAGGTTCGGGAGGATTTTATATTCCCCGAACGCATTGGCGATGAGATTGTCGACGTTCCGCAGGCGGTATTCATTTTCCGCGCTGAGGAAGGGATTGATGCGGTAATCCGTTCCCGAGTTCACCATATCGTCTATCAACTCGTCTTCGAAGTTCTCATTGATGGGCTTTTCCGACCGGATGGGCCCCGAAGGCCGGTATCCCCACGCGCTGTACAGCAGATTGTTCATAGACGACAGGCTGGGCGCGGAAGGCGTGGTACCGGTGGTTTTGGTGTTCGTATACGTCACGTTCCCGCCCACCTTGATCCGGTCGTTGATGATCTGGTCGAGGCTGATCTTGGCCTGGTAACGTTTGAACGCGGAATTGATGATGGTCCCCTGCTGGTCGAGCGCCTGGCCAGACACGGCATACTTCGTTTTATCCGATCCGCCGCGCATGGAAATACTGTGGTTCTGCTGCGGCGCCACGCGATAGAGTTTCCCCTGCCAGTCGATGCTTTCCACGTTCTTATAATCGTCCAGCGTTACGCCGTTGGCGAGATAGGTTTCGTCCAGGTCGCCCACGTTGATCTCCTGCTGGAGCTTTACGAACTCGTACGCATTCATCACCGGGATGCGCTGGATGTTCTCCATCCAGCCATAGCGGCCGTTGTAGGAGATCGACGGCGCGCCGGTTTTCCCTCTTTTGGTGGTGATGATGATAACGCCGTTGGCGCCGCGCGCCCCGTAGATCGCGGTGGCAGACGCGTCTTTCAGCACATCGATCGTTTCGATATCGTCGGGGTTGATGAGGCTGTTGTTCGCACTTTCGATGGGGAACCCGTCGATCACGTACAGCGGCGAATTATCCTGCGTAAGCGAGTTGTTGCCGCGGATGGAAATGATGATGCCCGAGCCCGGCTGGCCTTCCGACGACGAAACGTTCACACCCGCCACGCGCCCGGCGAGGGCTTCGTCGAACGACGATACCGGCGCCTTGTTCATATCGTTCACGTTCACGCTGCCCACGGAACCGGTGAGGTCCGAACGTTTCTGGGTACCGTACCCGATCACCACAGTTTCGCTCAGTTCGCTGGCCGATACTTTCAGGGTAACGTTGAGGACGTCTCGCCCATTGAGCGGCTGCTCCTGGCGGCCGTACCCGAGCAGCGAATACGTTAGCACCGCGTTGCCGGACAGGTCTTTGAGATGATACATCCCTTCCGCATCGGTGGCCGTACCGATGGGCGAGCCTTTCACGCTGACGGTCACCCCGGGCATGGGCTGCCCTTCTTCATCCACCACTCTACCGGTGATATGGATAAGCTTATTGGACGGTTGCGGCTTTGGAGCGGGACGGGCCTTTTCGATGAGCACTTTCCCTTCCATCACCCGGAACTGCAGCTGCTGCTGCGTCAATATTTTTCTGATAACGTTTTCCACGCTTTCTGCCGTGGCGGAATAGTTGACGGGCGCCTGGAAGGCCGCGTCGTTGGAAGTGTAGACGAACACGGTGCCGGCTTCTTTCGTAATGGTTTTAAGCGCGTCTTTCAGCGGCGTGTTCCTGAAATTGACGGAGATTTTTTTGGCAAGGCCCACCTGCCCCATGGCGCCCGACGATACGATCAGGAGCAAAAACACGAGCGGCGCGGCCATCCACTTTTTCGACGAGAGTAGATTGTTCCACATAGATTTGATTGTTGTGCATTCTTAATTAAAATTCAGATGGAGGCAGAATGGATCATAGCTGCATAAGGACGTGTATTTTAAGGTTGAGATAATCAGCGGGAAGGCGCGCACCCTTTGCCGGAGAGGTACACGGTGTCTGCCGAGCGCGTGGCGCGGGTGTTGGTCAGCGACGTGATCATTTTCAGGATCACATCGAGCGGTTCGCGGTCGAACTGTCCGTTGAACCGGCAAAGCGCCAGGCGATCGTTGCCCAATACAACCTGCACGCCATATCGGCGGGAAAGTTTTTCCGCGACTTCAGACAGCGGCGTATCGTCGAACACCAGTTTCCCCTGCTGCCAGGCGATCTCGTTTTCCGCGTTGGCGAGGGTTTCGGCCGTGAGCCCTGCGGAACCCGGCACGAATACGGCTTTTTGCTTCGGCAGGAGCGTCAGGGCGCGATGGCTGGCGGTGTCGCGGACAGACACCTTGCCCGAAAGCACGGTGACAGACTGGCGACGGCTGCCCGGATAGGCGGATATATTAAATGAAGTGCCCAGGACGGTTGTGCTGAGGGCGCCCGACTGGATGACGAAAGGCTTCGCGGCGTCGGGGCTCACGTCGAAATACGCTTCTCCCGTCAGCTGCACCGCGCGGGTGCTTCCTTCGAAATTTTGCGCGTACCGGAGGTGGCTGCCGGCGTTCATGATAACTTTGGAGCCATCGGGCAGGGTGATGGCGCCCGTTTTGCCGGCGGGCACGGAGATATCGACCATCCGAACCTCGCGGGGCTTCAGTTTATCCTGCTTGAGGAGGTACCAGCCGGCGGCCATGAGCCCTGCGAGCACGGCGGCCACCTGCAGCCAGCGGGCCCGGCGCGGGCGGACGCGGCGCATGAGCTTCCCGGTGAATTCGGCCTTTTCCGGATCGGACAGCCGTTCACCTTCCCCGTCGTGCCGGTCCATAAAATCATCGATCCACGCTTCCGGATTGCTTTCCAGCCATGCTTCCACTTCTTTCCGTTCATCCGGCGAAGCCGTTCCCTTTAAATATTTTTCTAATAGATATGGGTCCATCGTTGCGCTTTTAATCCGCTAAAACCTTTTGAAAGTCTGTTCTCTGCTCTTAAACACGTTTTTTTAAAGACTTGCCTATACAAGGTTTCTTTTCTTTAACTATTTTTTATTTTTAGGGTTCCGAATCCCGGGAAATGACGCTGATACGAAACATATCGCAACAACGGTTCAAGAAGATCGTGGACAGCACGGTTGACCGGCTGTATGCGAGCCTTTTCCATTTGTGCAAGGACAAGGAGCGGTGTGAAGACATTATGCAGGAGGCGTACATCCGGTTGTGGAACAACCTCGACGCGGTGAAAGACGACGAAGCGGTGATTGCGCTGTTGCGGACATATGCCCGCAATATTTTCCTGGACGAGGTGCGGAAAACGGCGCGGCGGCAACAGGGCATGCAGCATCATGTTCCAGAAGAAAAAACGGATTCCCCGGAAGATTATCTCCGCAACCGTGAGCTGAACGCCCAATTGCAGGCGGCCATCAATAAACTGCCGCCCCAGCAGCAAATGATTTTCCGGCTGCATAAGGAACATGCGCTGAGCTACAAGCAAATTTCCGCGCAGATGAAAATCGCGACGGGCACCATCGAAGTGCAAATGAACCGCGCCCTCAAATCCCTCAAGAATGAGCTTTCCCACCTCAACGGGCAACCCTGACATCAGGTTGACGGCATCACTATAAATAAGAAAGCCTCCGGATCCCGGAGGCTTTCTTTATACTAAAACGTTTTTATCCAATTTTGACGGACTTCCCTCCTGCTGCGGCGGAAGCGTAAATGGCCTCGATCACTTTCATATCGCGGAGGCCTTCTTCGCCGGGCACGTTGTTCGGACGGTTTTCGAGGATCGCTTTGGCCACGCCGTCCATATGCGCGGCTTGCTGGTTGATGTGGGTAAACGGCATGGGACCGTTGCTGGTCCTGCCCTGCTGTCCACCGTACCCGAAAGCATTGTTCACTTCGAACCAGCCTTTTTCCGCGGCGGCGTACAGGCGGTTGACGCCGGCGATGTAGGTCGTAAACGAATTGGCGATTGCGCCGCCCGGGAACTGGAGTTGCCAGGCCAGGGATTCTTCCACGTCTTTAAACTTCACCGGGTCCGTTTTCGGGAATTCCTGTGCGGTAACGGAAATGGGCTCCAGGCCAATGGTGTACCGCGCGCCCTGGATGGCGTAAATACCGACGTCCATCAGCGGGCCGCCGCCGGAAAGGGCGTGTTTGAGGCGCCACTGGTTGGGGTCTCCGGCCCGGAAACCGTCGCTGGCTTCTACTAGTTTCACCGCTCCGAAAACCTTTTCGCGGCTCAGGCGCATCATTTCCAGGTGGAACGGGTCATAATGCAGGCGGTAACCGATAGCCAGCTGTTTGCCTGCTTTTTGGCATGCGTCGATCATCTGCTGGCCTTCGCGGACATTGACGGCCATGGGCTTTTCGCAAAAAACGTGTTTGCCGGCCTTCGCGGCGCGGATGGTAAATTCCGCGTGCATGGAGTTCGGCAGCACGATGTAAACGGCGTCGATATCTTTATTACCGGCGATTTGGTCGAAGTTGTCGTAATTATAGACGTTTTTATCCGGGATGCGGTATTTCTCCACCCAGACCGGGATTTTGGAGGGCGTGCCGGTCACGATCCCCCGCAGCTCGATGTGCTGCGTTTGCTGGAGTGCGGGCGCCAGTTGGTTGGTGGCATAACCGCCCAGGCCTACCAGGGCGATGCCGAGTTTCTTTTCCCGGGAAAAGCCGGCCAGGCCGGTCAGGGGCGATGTAACGGCTGCAGCGCCAAGTATCGCCGAATATTGGAGGAAATCGCGACGGGTGTGGTTCATGGGATGTCGGGTTTTAAGGCTAGATAAGATACGGGGAATTCCGGGGAAGAACAAGTATGGGTGTCTCTCTGCAAGTTTTTTCAGCAACACATCAAAAATCAGGGATGAAAGAAACTCGGCTTCAAAAGCCATGCTGCGGCGGAAAGATCCCTTCCCCTGAAAATCCTATCTTCGGCAGATGAAAATTGCCACTTACAACGTAAACGGCGTGAATGGCCGTCTGCCCGTACTGTTGCGCTGGCTGGAAGAAAGCCGGCCGGATTATGTGTGCCTCCAGGAGCTGAAGGCGCCCGAAGAAAAGTTCCCCCTGCAGGCGATCAACGACGCCGGTTACGAAGCCATCTGGCATGGACAGAAAAGCTGGAACGGCGTCGCCATCCTTTCGCGGCACGGCTTGCCGGTGGAAGTGACGCGCGTGCTGCCCGGCGACCCGGAAGACCTCCATAGCCGGTATATTGAAGCGGAAGTAAGCGGCATTACGCTCGGATGCCTCTATCTGCCCAACGGCAACCCCGCGCCGGGGCCCAAGTTCGACTACAAGCTGGGCTGGTTCGAACGATTCGCGCTGCATGCGAAGCAGCATATCGATTCCGGGAAACCCGTGGTGCTGGCGGGGGATTACAACGTGATCCCCACCGGCCGCGACGTATATAAACCGGAACGCTGGGTCGACGATGCGCTCTTCCGCCCGGAAACGCGGGCGGCTTATGAAAAAGTGATCTCCCAGGGGTGGACGGACGCGCTGCGCGCCCTCTATCCCGACGAAACCATTTATACCTTCTGGGATTATTTCCGCGACGCGTTCGGCCGGAATGCCGGCCTGCGGATCGATCATTTCCTGCTGAGCCCATCTATTAAAGACCGGCTGAAAAGCGCCGGCGTTGATAAAAATGTCCGCGGATGGGAGAAATCCAGCGATCATGCGCCGGTGTGGATCGAATTGAAAAACTAATCCCGTTAAAAATATTTTTCCATCGTCAGCCCGTAATTCATGAACAGGTTCTCCCGTTCCGTGCGGTTGATCTTGTTGTATTGCAGCGCCGCCGTGATCGCCAGCCACGACCGCAGTTTGATGGAAAGGGAATTCGTGCTTTTGAGGATGTGATCGTCGATATACCGGAACGATTGCTGATAGAAATGCGAACCTTCCAGCACCACGATTTTGCTGATGGTGAATTTATAATACAGCCGCAGGGAATTGCGGAAAGTATGGTAAACGTCGGGGATCGTGTCTTTCATCAACAGATCGTTGTTCTCGAACAAGATCCCGTTGCTGAGGTTGACGAGTGCCGCGGGCCGGCTGACCACATCGTACGCCGCGCCGAGCCCGCCCTGGAACTGGTCGTTCACCTTGAGGGAATAACTTTTGAGATAGCTTGTGAGCCCCCAGTAATAGAAGCGCCGGTCGTCTCCCTGGTACCAGTTAAAATTAAGCGAAGCCGAAAAATCGCTGTTGGTCTTCGACGCATCCTGCCGGCCGTAAATATATCCCGCATCTGCGTTCAGCACCACTTTCCGCTTACTGATCTTGAACGCCAGCCAGTTGTTCAGCAGGTACGATTTCGCGTCCTGCGTCCGGTTGATAGACCCCGTGGAGGCATATTTGACATAATAATGCGTAGAATCCGAGAATTGTGCGGTGGCCTGCAATGCCAGCCACATCGCACCAAAAATGATCAAGCCCGTCTTTTTCATCTTCCTGCCGCCGCAATTAACGTGCCTGTTGATTGATTGTCAGTATTTTCCTGCGCGTCTCCGGCGGTCGCCGGCCACCTTTACATAATAGGCGTCTACCGTGGCCGCGTCTCATCTGCCGTTGGCCAGTACCGGCGTGCGTGTGGGGCCCGGTTTGACCATGTGGAGCCGCCATTCCCCCGAAAAAGTTCTGACCCCATACTATCGACCTATTCATTTTTATTATAGTTTGCATCGCGTAACTAGCCAACACTTGCCGATCAACCAGAATCATAATGACAAGGAACTGCTTTTGCTCGTAGCAGAGGGCGACGAACATGCATTTGCCCGGTTTTTCAGACAATGGAGCCCGCTTTTGCAACACTGGATCCATCGCCTCGTCAAAGACGATAACAGCCGGCTGGAAGCCTTGCAGGACGTATTCATCCAGATATGGACGTACCGCGACAAGCTGCCTGAGGTCGCCAACATTA
Proteins encoded in this region:
- a CDS encoding FecR domain-containing protein; this translates as MDPYLLEKYLKGTASPDERKEVEAWLESNPEAWIDDFMDRHDGEGERLSDPEKAEFTGKLMRRVRPRRARWLQVAAVLAGLMAAGWYLLKQDKLKPREVRMVDISVPAGKTGAITLPDGSKVIMNAGSHLRYAQNFEGSTRAVQLTGEAYFDVSPDAAKPFVIQSGALSTTVLGTSFNISAYPGSRRQSVTVLSGKVSVRDTASHRALTLLPKQKAVFVPGSAGLTAETLANAENEIAWQQGKLVFDDTPLSEVAEKLSRRYGVQVVLGNDRLALCRFNGQFDREPLDVILKMITSLTNTRATRSADTVYLSGKGCAPSR
- a CDS encoding Gfo/Idh/MocA family oxidoreductase, whose protein sequence is MNHTRRDFLQYSAILGAAAVTSPLTGLAGFSREKKLGIALVGLGGYATNQLAPALQQTQHIELRGIVTGTPSKIPVWVEKYRIPDKNVYNYDNFDQIAGNKDIDAVYIVLPNSMHAEFTIRAAKAGKHVFCEKPMAVNVREGQQMIDACQKAGKQLAIGYRLHYDPFHLEMMRLSREKVFGAVKLVEASDGFRAGDPNQWRLKHALSGGGPLMDVGIYAIQGARYTIGLEPISVTAQEFPKTDPVKFKDVEESLAWQLQFPGGAIANSFTTYIAGVNRLYAAAEKGWFEVNNAFGYGGQQGRTSNGPMPFTHINQQAAHMDGVAKAILENRPNNVPGEEGLRDMKVIEAIYASAAAGGKSVKIG
- the xth gene encoding exodeoxyribonuclease III, with product MKIATYNVNGVNGRLPVLLRWLEESRPDYVCLQELKAPEEKFPLQAINDAGYEAIWHGQKSWNGVAILSRHGLPVEVTRVLPGDPEDLHSRYIEAEVSGITLGCLYLPNGNPAPGPKFDYKLGWFERFALHAKQHIDSGKPVVLAGDYNVIPTGRDVYKPERWVDDALFRPETRAAYEKVISQGWTDALRALYPDETIYTFWDYFRDAFGRNAGLRIDHFLLSPSIKDRLKSAGVDKNVRGWEKSSDHAPVWIELKN
- a CDS encoding DUF5017 domain-containing protein; its protein translation is MKKLLYTIMGGLLAVSCSTKDSPSPDFNITVKSDSYPLGDTSFFYLTGNPYTLTFWAGDSTHQYKYRNRTTAAGKPEMQFTSYRQGGNQAGSLQLLISTDFPGVYDSASVYSPNTHWTDITDRATLSTGTTQTASGVIDLSEFGNGGKPVYIAYRYTGQKSAVAQRTWTVQTFSATNVVDEDQARMPVAANLAAGSWAVVKMKNPAVQWVLSASSFKVTGGAANSDEAESWIISKGLMLNKAVPDVGVPIKKMADNRLESYFTIYKSPGRYTATFEAATTTIYDSKSAVKSVDVNILP
- a CDS encoding RNA polymerase sigma factor, which translates into the protein MTLIRNISQQRFKKIVDSTVDRLYASLFHLCKDKERCEDIMQEAYIRLWNNLDAVKDDEAVIALLRTYARNIFLDEVRKTARRQQGMQHHVPEEKTDSPEDYLRNRELNAQLQAAINKLPPQQQMIFRLHKEHALSYKQISAQMKIATGTIEVQMNRALKSLKNELSHLNGQP
- a CDS encoding TonB-dependent receptor, whose translation is MWNNLLSSKKWMAAPLVFLLLIVSSGAMGQVGLAKKISVNFRNTPLKDALKTITKEAGTVFVYTSNDAAFQAPVNYSATAESVENVIRKILTQQQLQFRVMEGKVLIEKARPAPKPQPSNKLIHITGRVVDEEGQPMPGVTVSVKGSPIGTATDAEGMYHLKDLSGNAVLTYSLLGYGRQEQPLNGRDVLNVTLKVSASELSETVVIGYGTQKRSDLTGSVGSVNVNDMNKAPVSSFDEALAGRVAGVNVSSSEGQPGSGIIISIRGNNSLTQDNSPLYVIDGFPIESANNSLINPDDIETIDVLKDASATAIYGARGANGVIIITTKRGKTGAPSISYNGRYGWMENIQRIPVMNAYEFVKLQQEINVGDLDETYLANGVTLDDYKNVESIDWQGKLYRVAPQQNHSISMRGGSDKTKYAVSGQALDQQGTIINSAFKRYQAKISLDQIINDRIKVGGNVTYTNTKTTGTTPSAPSLSSMNNLLYSAWGYRPSGPIRSEKPINENFEDELIDDMVNSGTDYRINPFLSAENEYRLRNVDNLIANAFGEYKILPNLRLRISGGLNKNTQRNDAFNNSKTRSGNPYTVYKVNGSIMYYESTNWLNENTLTFDKKFNKYHRLNAVAGFTAQGNHYAVHGMSANQLPNESLGLNGLSQGVPQPITSSESEWALASWLARVNYVFRDKYFLTASFRSDGSSKFRADNQWSYFPSGAVAWEISKESFMKEIRFISNAKLRASWGITGNNRVSDYATYALLDFGVRNSYYSFNNELQQSAIPVTMASTDLKWENTAQTDVGLDVSFLKSRITLGLDYYRKVTSDLLLNAKLPPTVGYGSAFKNVGKTSNEGLEITLHTRNVETKDFRWGSSFNISFNRSKVLALTQNQESLTSTMGWDSWYSSVALYIAKIGQPVGQFYGYIWDGVYGYDDFDALPNGGYLLKEGIPTNGNTRAAIRPGDIRYRDLNGDGVVNVSDQTVIGRGFPVHVGGFSNDFSYRGFDLNVFFQWSYGAQVMNANRINFENGNKTYLNQYKSFEGRWTPENPTSKIPRAGGQYGYVYSDRTLEDGSFLRLKTVQLGYNVPQALLQRAKIKSLRVFVAAQNLITWTKYTGSDPEVAIGYSALTPGFDYSSYPRARTATIGLNLGL
- a CDS encoding RagB/SusD family nutrient uptake outer membrane protein, whose amino-acid sequence is MQKLISITCLALLALATGCSKFLDRKPLSTVSPNNYYNTESEVNSALAGVYSICAMEFMWGGRIPIRHNASTDESFYSVTNQLVGVWWFNYDGSDPVVTEMWTYLYTGIERANMLLANIEKTQMDAGRKKAVIGEARFLRAWYYFTLVQYYGGVPLKTEPSSSVNNVDIARNSAESVYAFVEAEMKAAEELVGEVTDIKSTERISKSTVRAAMARMYLQWAGEPLKNTAKYADARAAALKVVQSGQHELNPDYKQIYINECQDVNDWKECIWETGNWGNNSDANRLGGRHGNENGVRCTSSNDQEIGYAYGFNSTTYKLYHLYAAGDLRRDWAIANYTLNSAGVKAPIGATSIYNRNCGKWRREYELLRPLNKNYTPTNFPIIRYADVLLMLAEAENEVSGPAGAFEYLNMVRRRGYGKPIATADPAVDITGLGQVAFRQEIQDERARELCFEGVRKMDLIRWGIYLEAMRDQALEIRARATNTYQYAATAAERVSERHLLYPIPAIEMSLNKSMQQNPGW